A DNA window from Schistocerca gregaria isolate iqSchGreg1 chromosome 2, iqSchGreg1.2, whole genome shotgun sequence contains the following coding sequences:
- the LOC126335981 gene encoding protein lethal(2)essential for life-like: MPRFYKTYPTQTMQGLLRHKTTLALLRGTVEHQTFRTLTTISSIKPVVDVVFVEEQHEEQQVEKCFISKQFTRCYMIPNRIEPEAITSGLSADSFLIIAAPRKQLPSASMCE, encoded by the exons ATGCCTAGATTTTACAAGACATACCCAACACAGACAATGCAAGGGCTGCTCAGACATAAGACTACACTCGCTTTGCTACGGGGCACGGTGGAACATCAGACATTCAGAACACTAACAACAATTTCAAG CATAAAACCAGTGGTTGATGTGGTTTTTGTTGAAGAACAGCATGAGGAACAACAGGTTGAGAAGTGTTTTATTTCCAAACAGTTCACTCGCTGCTACATGATACCCAATCGCATTGAACCAGAAGCGATAACATCAGGGCTGTCAGCTGACAGTTTTCTAATCATCGCAGCTCCTAGGAAACAACTGCCTTCAGCAAGCATGTGTGAATAG